One part of the Lysobacterales bacterium genome encodes these proteins:
- the hemB gene encoding porphobilinogen synthase: MAYPHTRPRRMRRDDFSRRLMREHRLSADDLILPVFVREGENLRESIGSMPGVERLSIDLLLKLADEAVELGIPALALFPVTPPEAKSRDAAEAWNPQGLAQRAVRALKGRHPGLGVITDVALDPFTTHGQDGLIDASGYVVNDETVEALVKQALSHAEAGADVVAPSDMMDGRIGAIRSALEAAGHSHTRILAYSAKYASSFYGPFRDAVGSAGNLGKGNKYTYQMDPANSDEALREVGLDLDEGADMVMVKPGLPYLDIVRRVKDRFGAPTFVYQVSGEYAMLKAAAQNGWLDERAVALESLLSIKRAGADAILTYYALDAARWLREG; the protein is encoded by the coding sequence ATGGCCTACCCGCACACCCGCCCGCGCCGCATGCGTCGCGACGACTTCTCGCGCCGGCTGATGCGCGAGCATCGCCTGAGCGCGGACGACCTGATCCTGCCGGTGTTCGTACGCGAGGGCGAGAACCTGCGCGAGTCGATCGGCTCGATGCCGGGCGTTGAGCGGCTGTCGATCGATCTGCTGCTGAAGCTCGCCGATGAAGCGGTCGAACTCGGCATTCCGGCGCTGGCCCTGTTTCCGGTGACGCCGCCGGAAGCGAAGTCGCGGGACGCCGCCGAGGCCTGGAACCCGCAGGGCCTGGCCCAGCGCGCGGTGCGCGCCTTGAAGGGGCGGCATCCGGGTCTCGGCGTGATCACCGATGTCGCCCTGGACCCCTTCACCACCCACGGCCAGGATGGCCTGATCGACGCCAGCGGCTACGTGGTCAACGACGAGACCGTCGAAGCCCTGGTCAAGCAGGCGCTGAGCCACGCCGAGGCCGGAGCCGACGTGGTCGCGCCCTCGGACATGATGGACGGCCGCATCGGCGCGATTCGTTCTGCGCTGGAAGCGGCGGGCCACAGCCACACCCGCATCCTTGCGTATTCGGCCAAGTACGCCAGCAGCTTCTACGGGCCCTTCCGCGACGCTGTGGGCTCGGCCGGTAACCTGGGCAAGGGCAACAAGTACACCTACCAGATGGACCCGGCCAACTCCGACGAAGCCCTGCGCGAGGTTGGCCTGGATCTCGACGAAGGCGCCGATATGGTGATGGTCAAACCGGGCCTGCCCTATCTCGACATCGTGCGGCGGGTGAAGGACCGCTTCGGCGCGCCGACCTTCGTCTACCAGGTCAGCGGCGAGTACGCGATGCTCAAGGCCGCCGCACAAAACGGCTGGCTCGACGAGCGCGCGGTGGCGCTGGAGTCCCTGCTGTCGATCAAGCGCGCGGGCGCCGACGCCATCCTGACCTACTACGCGCTGGACGCCGCACGCTGGTTGCGCGAGGGCTGA